One Narcine bancroftii isolate sNarBan1 chromosome 3, sNarBan1.hap1, whole genome shotgun sequence DNA window includes the following coding sequences:
- the LOC138756612 gene encoding LOW QUALITY PROTEIN: cytochrome c-like (The sequence of the model RefSeq protein was modified relative to this genomic sequence to represent the inferred CDS: inserted 1 base in 1 codon) — protein sequence MGDVEKGKKIFVQKFAQCHTVVSGGKHKTXAPGFSYTEANKNKGITWSEDTLRVYLEDPKKYIPGTKMIFAGLKKKNERENLIAYLKSATTN from the exons ATGGGTGATGTAGAAAAGGGCAAGAAGATCTTTGTTCAGAAGTTTGCGCAATGTCACACAGTTGTGAGTGGAGGCAAACACAAGA AGGCTCCTGGATTTTCTTACACTGAAGCAAACAAAAATAAAGGTATCACCTGGAGTGAAGATACACTTAGAGTTTATCTGGAGGATCCAAAGAAATATATCCCAGGAACAAAAATGATCTTTGCGGGTCTCAAGAAGAAGAATGAACGCGAAAACTTGATAGCTTACCTTAAATCTGCCACAACAAATTAA